Proteins encoded together in one Psychrobacter sp. 28M-43 window:
- the infA gene encoding translation initiation factor IF-1, translating into MAKDDIIEFEGEVIDTLPNTLFKVRLENGHEIIAHISGKMRKHYIRILTGDKVKVEMTPYDLSKGRITYRGKN; encoded by the coding sequence ATGGCAAAAGACGATATTATTGAATTTGAAGGCGAAGTCATTGATACCCTTCCTAATACTTTGTTCAAAGTTCGTTTAGAAAACGGGCACGAAATCATTGCGCATATCTCTGGTAAGATGCGTAAGCATTATATTCGTATCTTGACAGGTGATAAGGTTAAAGTTGAAATGACGCCTTATGACCTATCTAAAGGCCGTATCACCTACCGTGGTAAAAACTAA
- the truA gene encoding tRNA pseudouridine(38-40) synthase TruA, with amino-acid sequence MSETEIIETEPTYTLAIAIEFLGTHYHGWQRQREVLGVQEALETAIGKVANEPVEVIAAGRTDASVHASNMIAHFTTHAYRPTHNWLRGVNSLLPDDIALRWIQPMPADFHARFGAIARRYRYITLNQAQRPAILNHQVTHIYEPLDLKAMQQAAADIVGTHDFSSYRAAACQSNQPVRTISHANLFAHGQFIVFDIQADGFLHHMVRNLMGTLYAIGRHELEPADFLNILHKKDRTIAPPTASGDGLYFINAYYPERFQSLLPDAPLTPVWLNLPD; translated from the coding sequence ATGTCTGAGACTGAAATTATTGAAACTGAACCAACCTACACTTTAGCGATTGCTATTGAGTTCTTAGGAACTCATTATCATGGCTGGCAACGGCAACGAGAGGTTTTGGGTGTACAAGAAGCCCTAGAAACAGCTATCGGCAAAGTTGCCAATGAGCCTGTAGAAGTCATCGCAGCTGGGCGTACTGATGCCAGCGTCCATGCGAGTAATATGATTGCCCATTTTACAACTCATGCGTATCGCCCTACTCATAATTGGTTGCGCGGTGTGAACAGCCTACTTCCCGATGATATTGCTCTACGCTGGATACAACCCATGCCAGCTGATTTTCACGCGCGTTTTGGTGCTATTGCTCGTCGCTATCGTTATATTACGCTCAACCAAGCACAGCGCCCTGCCATACTAAATCATCAAGTAACTCATATCTATGAGCCGCTTGATTTGAAAGCCATGCAGCAAGCAGCAGCTGATATCGTCGGTACACATGATTTTAGCAGTTATCGTGCTGCGGCCTGTCAGTCCAATCAGCCAGTGCGCACGATTAGCCATGCCAACCTTTTTGCTCATGGTCAATTTATCGTTTTTGATATACAAGCAGATGGGTTTTTGCATCATATGGTTCGCAATTTGATGGGCACATTGTATGCCATTGGTAGACATGAGCTAGAGCCAGCAGATTTTTTAAATATTCTGCATAAAAAAGACCGAACGATTGCACCACCTACTGCTTCAGGTGATGGATTGTATTTTATCAATGCTTATTATCCTGAGCGTTTTCAAAGCTTATTGCCAGATGCACCGCTAACACCTGTTTGGTTAAATCTACCTGATTAA